The proteins below come from a single Holdemania massiliensis genomic window:
- a CDS encoding sensor histidine kinase codes for MKNSLRRFKIRLFLELSLQIIGAIILLLFGLKLADGILNDFIANFLSSLDNGLYRFCVRNKEALLLIIASGTIMVVIYFTIRKTSNYLEQMITSINQVFNKDEGLVVLPTDFKEIENQLNSIKFETLRSEQAQQQEQQKRDDLVVYLAHDLKTPLTSIIGYLSLLNDEKEISEELREKYTQIALEKSYRLESLINEFFDITRFALQKQTLNKEAVNLSIMLQQLTDEFYPLFEERQVECKLQLQEGVMINADADKLARVFDNLLRNALAYCDSGTDIEITMRENNDGVELMFANIGPQLSEDQIPMLFEKFYRADPSRSASTGGAGLGLAIARDIVEMHGGTIRAVGIGKRIEFHLHFNKHK; via the coding sequence TGCTTTTATTCGGATTAAAGCTGGCTGATGGGATTTTGAATGATTTCATTGCGAATTTCCTTTCTTCGCTGGACAATGGACTCTATCGATTCTGCGTGCGCAACAAGGAAGCGCTGCTGCTGATCATCGCTTCCGGAACGATTATGGTCGTCATTTATTTTACGATCCGCAAGACATCCAATTATTTGGAGCAGATGATTACATCAATCAATCAGGTCTTTAACAAGGATGAAGGCTTGGTTGTTCTTCCGACGGATTTTAAGGAAATTGAAAATCAGCTGAATTCAATCAAATTTGAAACGCTGCGCAGCGAACAGGCACAGCAGCAGGAACAACAGAAACGGGATGATCTGGTCGTCTATCTGGCTCATGATTTAAAAACACCGCTGACTTCAATCATCGGTTATCTGTCTTTATTGAATGATGAAAAAGAAATCAGCGAGGAACTGCGTGAGAAATATACGCAGATCGCGCTGGAAAAGAGTTACCGCTTGGAAAGCTTGATCAATGAGTTTTTTGATATCACGCGGTTTGCTTTGCAGAAACAGACCTTAAACAAAGAAGCTGTCAATTTAAGCATCATGCTTCAGCAGCTGACCGATGAGTTCTATCCGTTATTTGAGGAACGGCAGGTAGAATGCAAACTGCAGCTGCAGGAGGGCGTCATGATCAACGCCGACGCGGATAAACTGGCGCGAGTTTTCGATAATCTGCTGCGCAATGCGCTGGCGTATTGCGACAGCGGCACGGATATCGAGATTACGATGCGGGAGAATAACGACGGGGTGGAGCTGATGTTTGCCAACATCGGCCCGCAGCTCAGCGAAGATCAGATTCCTATGTTGTTTGAGAAGTTCTACCGCGCTGATCCTTCACGCAGTGCCTCTACCGGCGGTGCGGGTCTGGGGCTGGCGATTGCCAGAGATATCGTGGAAATGCACGGCGGAACGATCCGGGCTGTAGGCATCGGCAAACGGATTGAATTCCATCTGCATTTTAATAAGCATAAGTGA